The Thaumasiovibrio subtropicus genome window below encodes:
- a CDS encoding RluA family pseudouridine synthase, whose amino-acid sequence MSQSDASTSDIIDNFVAPVCQARVEILYQDDDILLINKPSGLLSLSGKNPLNWDSVHYRLVNGQGATQSTKATPAFVEAKLPHRLDLWTSGVMVVGLHSDASKHLNKQFQARKVQKRYLAMLAGWVETDSGQISAPIAKDRALFPRVKICHTTGKSAISEYQVIRRLDNPLRTLVQYTPITGRTHQLRIHSLEFGHPIVGCDLYNNPELNNSLGVNNASQHLMLHASDIYFTHPTTGAPIHGHSPNPF is encoded by the coding sequence ATGTCTCAATCTGACGCGTCGACGAGTGACATCATTGATAATTTTGTGGCACCAGTGTGTCAGGCGAGGGTAGAGATCCTTTATCAAGACGATGATATTTTATTGATTAATAAGCCGAGTGGTTTGTTGAGTTTATCGGGTAAAAACCCGCTGAACTGGGATTCGGTGCATTACCGTTTGGTTAATGGTCAAGGTGCGACTCAATCGACTAAAGCGACACCTGCTTTTGTTGAGGCAAAGCTGCCACATCGGCTCGATCTCTGGACGTCTGGTGTGATGGTGGTGGGACTACATAGCGACGCTTCTAAGCATCTGAATAAACAGTTTCAAGCGCGGAAAGTACAAAAGCGATACCTCGCGATGTTAGCCGGGTGGGTTGAGACTGACAGTGGCCAAATATCTGCGCCTATTGCGAAAGATCGCGCCTTGTTCCCCCGCGTAAAGATTTGCCACACAACGGGGAAAAGTGCCATCAGTGAGTATCAGGTCATCCGCCGTTTGGATAACCCACTGAGAACGCTAGTCCAATACACCCCCATTACCGGCCGAACCCATCAACTGCGAATCCATAGCCTTGAATTCGGCCATCCTATTGTGGGTTGCGATCTCTATAACAACCCAGAACTAAACAATAGCCTTGGCGTAAACAATGCCTCACAGCACTTAATGCTCCATGCCAGCGATATTTACTTTACGCACCCCACCACAGGCGCGCCCATCCATGGTCATAGCCCAAATCCATTTTAA
- a CDS encoding cytosolic protein: MFIHHVNGIDWLVITAFEELKTLFIEEAGTIPACFSTTSELSLIDQARRTFGVLPSLSGVITDVGTFQREDHDEDLPPLLACLVEGRGRVFIYHDGFVAFVDDEQTFITRMG; encoded by the coding sequence ATGTTTATCCATCATGTTAACGGCATCGACTGGTTAGTGATCACCGCATTCGAAGAACTGAAAACGCTATTTATCGAAGAAGCTGGTACCATCCCCGCGTGTTTTTCTACTACCAGCGAATTGAGCCTGATTGATCAAGCCAGACGCACCTTTGGAGTTTTACCCTCTCTCAGCGGCGTCATCACCGATGTCGGCACGTTTCAACGTGAGGACCATGATGAAGATTTGCCGCCACTGTTAGCCTGTCTAGTAGAAGGTCGTGGTCGGGTGTTTATCTATCATGATGGGTTTGTGGCGTTTGTGGATGATGAGCAAACCTTTATTACCCGAATGGGCTGA
- a CDS encoding VOC family protein, whose translation MKTNHLSTCFCTSEVDACRDFYIQHFAAKAVFDCGWYVVLKIDGDGPEVCFIQPQGNMATFSGTGVMLNFEVDDVDAEYMRLTEAGLPIAMPLEDHPWGDRGFSVLDPIGNAVYIYSNREVSEEFKPFVNA comes from the coding sequence ATGAAAACCAATCACTTATCGACTTGCTTTTGCACCAGTGAAGTTGATGCTTGTCGTGACTTTTATATTCAGCATTTTGCCGCAAAAGCTGTATTTGACTGCGGTTGGTACGTGGTATTAAAAATTGATGGCGACGGCCCTGAGGTGTGTTTTATCCAGCCTCAAGGTAACATGGCGACCTTCAGCGGTACGGGCGTGATGCTCAACTTTGAAGTCGACGATGTTGATGCAGAATATATGCGCTTGACGGAGGCTGGATTACCGATCGCGATGCCACTTGAAGATCACCCGTGGGGCGATCGTGGATTCTCTGTACTTGACCCGATTGGCAATGCCGTTTACATCTACTCGAATCGAGAGGTATCAGAGGAATTTAAGCCTTTCGTGAACGCGTAA